In a genomic window of Rhododendron vialii isolate Sample 1 chromosome 12a, ASM3025357v1:
- the LOC131309615 gene encoding uncharacterized protein LOC131309615 gives MGKQQAVRKSGVGSLWKNICPPKVEIFAWMAVQSKVATRSVLVGRNMILEGQSSSCPLCSLLMETPQHLFLHCQFSWVVWSQILEWWHVQWVCPDSLDAHLRWWMDSKFRNLEKSLWETSFFATLWSLWLVRNEHVFNNTMVTAEVVVDKVKTRVAMWVKAKFDIKMYTMEEFKVRFLSFNVLLEAEVKCSLLFPVFCFIA, from the exons ATGGGAAAGCAGCAGGCAGTCAGGAAGTCCGGGGTTGGAAGCCTCTGGAAGAACATTTGccctcctaaggtggaaattttcGCTTGGATGGCAGTTCAATCCAAGGTGGCTACGAGGTCGGTGCTTGTGGGCAGAAATATGATCTTAGAGGGACAGTCCTCTTCTTGCCCCCTATGTTCGTTGCTCATGGAAACTCCACAACACCTGTTTTTGCACTGTCAATTTTCATGGGTTGTTTGGTCTCAAATTTTAGAATGGTGGCATGTTCAATGGGTTTGTCCCGATTCTCTAGATGCCCATCTAAGGTGGTGGATGGACTCTAAATTCCGAAATTTGGAGAAAAGCCTTTGGGAAACTTCCTTCTTTGCAACGTTGTGGTCGTTATGGTTGGTGCGAAATGAGCATGTGTTTAACAATACAATGGTGACAGCTGAGGTCGTGGTTGACAAGGTAAAGACTAGAGTTGCTATGTGGGTAAAGGCCAAGTTCGATATTAAGATGTATACGATGGAGGAAtttaag GTGAGGTTCTTGTCCTTCAATGTTCTGTTGGAGGCTGAAGTCAAGTGTTCTCTTTTATTTCCTGTTTTCTGCTTTATCGCGTAA
- the LOC131311798 gene encoding agamous-like MADS-box protein MADS2, whose protein sequence is MGRGRVVLKRIENKINRQVTFTKRRNGLLKKAYELSVLCDAEVALIIFSNHGKLYEFCSSSSMLKTIEKYQRCSYGSLDATQSVKENQNTYQEYMRLKTRVDILQQSQRNLLGEDLGPLSTKELEQLEHQLENSLKQIRSTKTQAMLDQLADLQRKEQMLTESNKALRRKLEELSNEVPFQVSWEAGEQAIPYNRLPPPSEGFFQPLRLHSTLQNGYNNPMGTNDANITAPAENVNGYIPRWMQL, encoded by the exons atggggagagGGAGAGTGGTCCTGAAGAGGATAGAGAACAAGATAAACAGGCAAGTGACATTCACAAAGAGGAGGAATGGGCTCTTGAAAAAGGCTTACGAGCTCTCTGTTCTCTGTGATGCTGAGGTTGCTCTCATTATCTTTTCCAATCATGGCAAGCTCTATGAATTCTGTAGCTCCTCTAG CATGCTGAAAACGATAGAAAAGTACCAAAGGTGTAGCTATGGATCACTGGATGCCACCCAATCTGTCAAAGAGAATCAG AATACCTACCAGGAATATATGAGGCTCAAGACAAGAGTTGATATCCTACAACAATCTCAGAG GAACCTGCTTGGGGAAGATTTGGGGCCATTGAGCACAAAGGAGCTCGAGCAGCTTGAACACCAACTTGAGAACTCCTTGAAGCAAATCAGATCAACCAAG ACTCAAGCCATGCTGGATCAGCTTGCTGATCTTCAAAGGAAG GAACAAATGCTAACGGAATCTAACAAAGCACTAAGGAGGAAG TTGGAAGAATTATCTAACGAAGTTCCGTTTCAAGTGTCATGGGAAGCTGGAGAACAAGCGATTCCTTACAACCGCCTTCCTCCCCCGTCGGAAGGATTTTTCCAGCCCCTGAGGCTACATTCGACGCTGCAAAATGG GTACAATAACCCTATGGGTACCAACGACGCAAATATCACAGCCCCTGCCGAAAATGTCAATGGATACATTCCTCGCTGGATGCAGCTCTAA